In Anaerolineae bacterium, the following proteins share a genomic window:
- the cbiQ gene encoding cobalt ECF transporter T component CbiQ, which translates to MKHSFLDRYREGNSLIHRLDPRLKLLGTLAFILVVTNIPAQGWPAFLLMAGLALLLVRLAEIPLLEALKRSSIALPFAGVVALSVPFTRAGTVLWQARLGSWTLSVTDAGLALFLSVVVKAWLAVLMSGLLVGTTPFPKLLKAMRALHVPAPLVSTISFMYRYLFVLVDEAMRLQTAREARSVGSGRTVWWRARVLGGMIGSLFIRSYERSERIYAAMLSRGFAGEIRSLEQLTWQRRDWLAGLSWSALLLAAFMLGRLISGGG; encoded by the coding sequence ATGAAGCACTCTTTCCTGGACCGCTATCGTGAGGGGAACAGCCTGATCCATCGGCTGGACCCCCGGCTGAAACTATTGGGGACGCTGGCATTCATCCTTGTGGTTACTAACATCCCCGCGCAGGGCTGGCCGGCCTTCCTGCTGATGGCCGGCCTGGCCCTTCTTCTCGTGCGCCTGGCCGAAATCCCCCTGCTGGAAGCGCTGAAGCGCTCCTCCATCGCCCTGCCGTTCGCCGGCGTGGTCGCCCTGTCCGTCCCCTTCACCCGGGCCGGCACAGTGCTGTGGCAGGCGCGTCTGGGGAGCTGGACGCTGTCGGTCACCGACGCCGGCCTGGCCCTGTTCCTCTCGGTCGTGGTCAAAGCGTGGCTGGCAGTGCTGATGAGCGGTCTGCTGGTGGGGACTACCCCCTTCCCCAAACTGCTGAAGGCGATGCGCGCCCTGCATGTGCCGGCGCCGCTGGTTTCGACCATTTCTTTCATGTACCGCTACCTGTTTGTGCTGGTAGACGAGGCCATGCGCCTGCAGACAGCGCGCGAGGCGCGCTCGGTGGGTTCTGGCCGCACCGTATGGTGGCGCGCCAGGGTGCTGGGCGGTATGATCGGCAGTCTGTTCATCCGCAGTTACGAGCGCAGTGAGCGCATCTATGCCGCCATGCTGTCGCGCGGCTTCGCCGGCGAGATTCGCTCGCTGGAGCAGTTGACCTGGCAGAGGCGGGACTGGCTGGCCGGCCTAAGCTGGAGCGCCCTACTGCTGGCCGCCTTTATGCTCGGCCGGCTGATATCAGGAGGT